The genomic stretch TTTGCACAATTTACAGTTCTTTCCTTCCTCAGTACATCCAGCACCTAAAGACACTGGAGTCTATCCGGCTGAAAGTGCCCAGTGAATCTTGCCAGACACATTCCAGTGTAGCAACATCAAGTCAAAAAATAGCTGATGGGACTAAAAGACCTGTGTTCTGACAAACCCACAGTGAACTCCAAGGAAACCTTATGAATTGTTTGCATCCTCTCCCAGACCTGCGTTCCCTGAACCTTTTGCAGATACTTAGTGATACAGTAACCTGTGAGCATTTACAGTGGCAGAAGAAACTAAGAACAAGCTAAGGGAGAGGAATTGTAGCTGGAGGAGATGGAAACTGACACAGGGAAAACATTTACTTACCTTCATGGAATAATACAGGGTCTCAGCAAAATAGGCAGGCACACTTCGGATGCATTTCActgaaaaaaggcaaatgaTTGAATTATTGACTGCTATTAAATACAGGGCAATCTTTGATTGCCAAGACAAGGTGTGTGTCACTGAGTCATCCTCTCCAGGGctgtcacttggtctgttcctCTGTTACAACTCTGGGTTCTGGGATTTAGAACAAACCATTTACTTCGAATAGCAGAAAGACTTTATTAGTCAAACTCTAAAACATTGTCCTGGATGAACTGCCAGGAATACAGGTGAAGGAAGAGTTCAGTCTCACCTCTGGCAGAGGTGCACATGACCCAACAGAAGCAGTTCACTACCTCTTCTCTAGATATAAAAATAGATCCCAGGTGATTACCTTCCTAAAGGAACCCTGTTTTCATGCCAGTGTCTGTGACAACTGCAATCTAAGGAGGCCTGGGAGTAAGCAAAGGCAGCCAGTTCTAGATGTTAAGCCTTAATTACCCACTGCCAGAAGCAGCTTCTCCAAATCACCAGAGGTTTCCCGGTCAATGGTCTCTTCAATCTGGAAGCCAGAAATGGTCATGTACTTGTCAAACACTGCAAAACAAAGTGTACTTGGTCAGTGAACAGCCCACATTCCTGCCAGTCCCCTCCCTCAGCTCAGGACAATGCCACCTGTGTGTCATTATAGTTCAGGTGCTACTGGCCACTCACTGTCCTATTCTGAGCACCAATTTCTCATCAGATGCCCACTGTACAACCCCTCCCTGCACCTGGAAGCAACAGCCCCATGCATTATTCCCAGTGGCCTAAACAGCTTGGTGAAAGAGACTTAAGGATGGCCAAAGagcagggggaaaagggattgtCTCTCTATTAGCAGCTCAAAGTATGCACCTCAAAATGGGCTGCAGTTTTCCAGGCTGGATTTCAGGCAGAAGCTTTCAGGTCCTCATTAACCACACTACCTACCCCTTCTCAAGTGGGAAACACTGCGGGTTCCCAAGATGGTGATGAACTTTTCTTCATCTGTTCCCCATTTCAGCTCCCCAGCTCTGAACAAAACCTGTTATGAATTCAAGAGATCAAAACATCAGCATTTGTTTTGCATCCTGTTGAAAAGCTCTGCTTGTCTCACTCTAAGGAGCATTAAATTTACTAACAAGCTAtagctggaggaaaaaaaacaaaataaaattgccaAGCACTGAACTCAtctttgaaataaatgaaaaaaatctgaaattgaGTGTGACAGCATTTCCATGAGTAATGCAGCTTTGGGCCCTGAAACTGACTGTGCATAGTCCTTTTCATAAGCCTGGAGTTTTCTGAAACTCTGATAATACAGCAAATAAAATCTATTCACAATACTGCCttttctgcccttttcccccttcccttttccaaaTCAGAGTAGCAAAACTTTGTTACATGACAGCTCTACAACAGCAGAACCACGTCAGCTTGGCCCAGGAGGAAGTTTTCCAAGAAGGAGGGGAAGATGGATCTAGAAGCTCTCAGAAGCAGGATTTGTGGGCTGATAAATTCTTAGTTGTTCGAAACCAGATTTTAATCACAGTTTTAGCACATTCACGGCTTTTTCAGGCAAGTCTGTCTTTGATGCAGACAAAGACCTGGGTGCATTTTCAgcaccaggaaagcaaagtactTCAAAAAGTTGGAATGAGcaagagaagggagaaaatgagaaggaaaaagaaatttggaAAATGAAACAAGTTCTTTTTCCTGACGGTCAGAAAACTTTGCCTTTTTCCAAATTGTGTGCTAAACACTCTAAGGAGAAAGGTTGTACAGATTGTAGTATATATGCTCTTTTTAATATTAATGGTACAGAGTAAAAGAAGGTGCAGAGGAAAAGCTATCAAGGCAGTCACTGCAAGGATATTTAGTACAAATAATATATGCTAAGCCCTCCAAATGAATAGCAGCACTCTCCATCCAGTAGCAAATGAGAAGTCCCAGTACAACATTTAGAAAGACCAGCAAAGAATTTATTTAGAGATACTAGAAGTTGTAAATAGCACTTTATGCCACCTTTAAGTTTTTACCTGCCCTGCCATTGGGCAATACATAAAATATACCTCAACTGCACAACTTTAAAGAAATGATATTCACAAAATCTTTTCCAAAACATTTCCAAAAGAATGCCTTCAGGCATTCTCAGAAAAGTCTCACAATTACTTTGAATTAATATTTAGTAATCATATacacaaaaaattttaaaatcaccACTGAGCAAAAAGTTTGCCTTCTAATGTATCAAGTCCTTTCCAGAATATCATATGACTCGAGAAAAACATTGGGAAGCCAAAAATACTCCTACATTTGCCCAGTCATGTACCTCAGTTCTGACCATCTGTACCTGGCAAAAGCAATTAGAAAATGACTGAATCTGTTGAATGGAAAGTCCATTGACTCGAGGTCCCAGCTCAAGCTAAATATATGCAGCAAACCACAGAGACTATTTAGAAAACCAGAACCTTTTCAACAGCTGGGTTTGGTGCCTCCTCAATTTAGCTGCTCATTTAAACACCATTAAAGGGGCCAAAAGGAATCTATCTACCTACCAGGGCCTCTGCTTCATGGGTTTCCTCAATTACACAGGCCCAGCTAAAAGCAAGACTGAAAATTTCATGGAACAGTCTAGTTCATGATTCAAATGTTTGCCCCTCTAATTTTCCAGCTGGAATTGTCCCAGGAAATTAACTTCAACAGTAGAACAACAATGCTTTCTAAATTTAAGTAACAAAGGATAGGCCTGTGCCAGTAAAATATATTCTGCCAGTCTGTCTCTCCATCTTGCTGTGCTATCAGGAGAATGTTCCCTTGATCTGATATTCCATGTTTACTCCGTGTCACCTTGAACAATCCCTGTATTTCTTTAATCTCAACAGACAATTTATGAGAGAAAAATCTCATGCAGAGTTATCTGAAATAACTAAGAAGAAACATGTATTAAATGAGTGGTAATCAAACTGCTGAAATACTGACCACCATGACAACAAAGCAAATGGCACCCAGCAAGAGACTGGCAAGGACACCAATTAACTGCTGGCATTCCTTTCCACCCAGAGCACAGGTCTAGGGAGCAGTCATGTACAAGGGATTAAATGCAGAAAGAAGTCAGATATTAGGGAATGACCTGTTAGCATCTGCATTTTCCAGCAGTGGGTCCCTCAGCACCACCAAGCCTCAGCAATAATAACACTCTCACTGTTTTATTCAGGCCCCTCAGTAAATAATAAACAAACCAAGACACTTTACACAGAAATGTCCAAGTGCCAAAAATTTTGATCGCAGTGTTTCAGGTTTTGACAGTTGTTTTGTCCAGAACATACAAAAGTACatgaaaacatattaaaaaacaCAGAGAACCTGAACTATCGCTCTTCCACATTTCAATTCTAGCTGTATACCATCTTTGTGACATAACTTGTAGAAATGGCCCAAACCCCAAGTCGTTCACCCACCTGAGCATCCTGCTCAACAAGAGCCTCATCAACTCCAACATCAGGATCTCTGTTCGCCTAAACAGAAATTCAGAAGTTGTTAAACTGAAGAATTGGAAAGTAAGtccaaaaatatttatgttataCTGAGCCTGTAAGTTACTGTGAGAAGTCACCCCCTAATGCATCTTCTCCAAAACCAccctgtttttcccttttgcttGCACGTGTCTGTATGAAATAAGTGTTCTCTTCCCATTTTGCCATCAAAACCCCATGCAGCACCCACAGACATCACAGAAGTTTTTTTGCTTCAGTGATATGGAAATGACTCAGAAGAGAGCCCAAGGCTCACCCTGCACATCAGCTCCAGAGCCAAtcctgcccagcactgggcCCATCCAGAAGCCAGCTTAGTAAGGAGAAAGTGGTAAGTGCACCTAGAAGTGAGAACCATCACACAACAGGACACTGACCTGCAGGAGCACCACCAGCAGCCTCTGGAAGTGGCCTGATGTCTCTCCTGTGATCTTATCCTCCAGGTTGGCTTCATACTCTGCAAAAGAGGAATGCCCACTCACCACCTTACAGGCTCCCTCGCTATTTGAGGGGAAAGTCAAGGAAAAGCAAATACTTCACTTGACTCACAATTTGTAAAATCATCTACCAGAAACATCTGTAACACTCAGGACATATTCTGCTCTCACAACCTAACACTACtgtaaaagagataaaaatacaGCACCTCACACCTCATGTCAGGAGCAGATtactcaaaatattttgaagtacAAGGTGACATGCATAGATTTAGCTCCTTAAGGACCTAAAGAGGATACAGACAGGGAAGTCATGATAAAATATGGCAGTCTCAACTGTACAGAAACCATGAGCCCAGACAAGTCTACTACTTATACATTTTGCCCTTGGAGACTCTGTTTTTGGGCTCAAAATTTGTTAAGACATGAGACTTTCTTGTGTGGCAGGAATCTGCATAGAAGTCAAAGACATTTGTTGAATAAAACACTGCTctaaaaaacaaccccacaatCACAGGGTTAAAGCACCTACTCCTGTAGACAGCCAAAAGCTGCACCTGCTTTAACACAAGTGCACTTAAACAGAACATAgagcaaaaggcaaaaaaaataatcaggtcTGGGTTTTTTATGTGATATTAGTTTTCTTGTTTCCAGTTACTAAAAATTGCCTTTCAGTCAAAGGAATGAAAATAATGGGTGgaagaaagaaatgcatttgaaaGAATTCTTACTGTAAAGCACAGAACACCGTAACCTGCAGTCATAACCCtgaaataaaaactatttaagTTTCCAATGCAAATACTAGTTCCTTTCAATATGAAATCTTGcaacacagcagaaaaaacTCCCTCTTATTGGACACATCCATCAGTTCAGAGACAGACCTTATCTGAAAGATGAGCTAAAATCATATTAAGGAAACTGAACAGAGACCCTTATTTTATATAGATAATTACCTTGCAGATAAACCTGTTTAATATTCTGCACTTCCGCAGGTGTTCTGGAGGCAAGAATTTCAGTCAACACTTTCTCATTGgttcctgctccctgcagaggTGCAAGTGTGAATCAGTTGATGgaataacaaaaggaaaacaagaattCTCTGAGAATCAAAACCAAGCATAAACTTATACATTTGgaccaaataaaaaatattttcttctttgtggtATACTGTGGGGGTTTTGATGAGAATTTCTTCCAGTTCTGTCTTGATTGTTTTCAAAACCAACTCAACAATTTATAAAAGCCCAGTGCTGCAGGATTCAGATGGGCCCTTCCATGCCCAAGCACAGCCAGGTGTGCCTCAGTTCTTTGCTATTACAGCCAATGACATCAAGAAAAGTGAATGAAGAGAGGAAGTTTCCATCTAAGCTCTAATTCATAGTGTCTGCCACCAGCCAGGACACAGATAAACACAGAGCAACCCAGCACAGATCTGCACCTTGCTGTGAACTGTGCTGTTAAACAAACCCCATCTTCCACTGCGAACACACTTTACAGAATTGCTAACCCAGACAGTTTCAGCAATTCTGCTGTTCTTAATAACAGCAGGCACAATAGCCACTCTTTCACTTTTACAAGGATAAAACTTACAAAAGCCAAGCCAATATCTTGCTTCCACAAGTCTGAGCCTACTTTGTTTGCAGGAATAATCCACTGCTCTTTACACATACAAAGGAGTTGTTTCACAAATGCAACACTGAAATGCAATACTGagcattttttacttttatttacaACTTTTCCTGTAAGGAAAACATTGAATACTAAATTCATACAAAGATATGCAACTGCACACAGAGCTATCCAGAATACAAGTCTGCCAGGTTACAGGCAATCATTTCCAAAATACAGACAGTTTAATGAACATCCCTACTCAACAAGGGAGGCAGGCACAGTTAAACTCACTCTGATCCAAGTTGCAGCAGTGAAAATTGATAGGACAGCCTTCAGCACAGAGTTAGTGCTCTTAGCTATCTTGCACTGAAGTCCCTGCTATCACATCTGCTTTACTGTTATCCCCTTAACTGAAGTGCAGCCAGTATTGACATACTGTGCAGACACATTCTCTGAAATTCTATGGTCTTGGGTTTAATACCTTTTTCAAGTGACTATAACAAAACCACCCTTGTTTCACTATCTCTACTTTCCCTCCTACACCCATCTGTTCTGTCATTTCCCTGTCAATCTTTGACTCCTAAATCAATAAGAGGAGCTTGggaatacaattttttttattaatcgACAAGGCCTTTATCAGTTTCTTTGTCAGGTACCATCTCCCCTTCCCCCAATGCACATAAAGACATTACAGAAAACCTCCAGGAATGAAGTTTCTGTTGTCTGAGGGACTATTTGCTGGGTCACAGGTGCATGAGCACTTGCTGGCACAGCTGACTAAAGCCTACATATTAACCAGCTGCTCATCCAGGATCTTGGGAGTTTACACAGAAGTGTCATTCCATAAAGCACTACCTCACACTAGTCAAGTTCAACGTCCTCTACTTCGATCAATACTGTAAATAATCCAAGGACATCCAATTCCTGAAATTCCACAGGCTGATGATATCAGACAGGTGTgacagaggggggaaaaaaaagagcacatggaagagacatttcTACACATCCACACTGTAAATTGTTTGTTTACCTGGCCTGCCCAGAAAGGCACTAAATGCATTCACTAAAGAGATATGTTAGAAGAGTAATATTGACAGGGCCATCAATTATTCCCTCTGTGTTACTGAAGGCAGATTTTAGAACACATTCCATGCTACAAACAATACCAGCTCATAATTTTGGTGGACACCAGTTTACATGAGGTCATCAATTTTGGACTTGCACTGCAATCCATCAGTGGCAAAACACCCTGTAGCTTAAATAAGAGTCAAGAAGAAACAAAGAGCACCACACTTCCATTAAATGCTCTGAACTAATTCTCCTACAGCTGTGTAGCTATAACACCTAGGCTGCTCACAGCACAAAAATCCAGAGCCCACTGGAGTTCAGCACTGCACTTGGAACAGCAAAAAGAATGTGAAAGCAAATGCACATCTACTCGTATTTAAACCACAAGGAACAATTCTTATGCTGTGTAGGTTTCTAAACTGCCTCTGAATTAAtaggatgaaaaagaaatcaggcAAAACCATGGAATTGGCAGATGTTAGCACAACTttgctaatttttattttaaagcctaCTTCTATTAGCATTCCCCTTGGCAACCAAAGTTCattcctagggaaaaaaaaattaaccaaagAGCAGCAATCATTTAATGGAACACATTAATTCTCCCTCCTCTTACCTTGATGGCATGCTTCAGTGCATGAGCATCAAAAATATACGCTGGTCTCATCAGAGACACCATCAAGGTTTCAAATTTGCCAGTAAGTTCTGATTTCAGGTCATCCACAAGATCCTAGTGCAGAACAAACAGTGCTGTAATGAACAAGGACTAACCATTTTACAGGGATGCACATGAGTCTGCAAGCTGAAAGACCCCAGAGacacagcaaaaaaaccaagggatgcctctctttttttttaattggtacCTCAGCTGAAACAAATAAGGCAGGAGAAAAAGATAAACAGGCATTTGGAAAACCTGAAactcattttgatttttttttaggataaGGTAGAGGAGAGTGGAAGACAAAAGCAAAAGTAGATTTTCTTGCAAGGAGTGTTTTACAGGGAACAGAGTGAATGTGCCTCGTAGTTTGGAGTAATCATTGTAAGCCAGAATGAGCTCGTTTccagaagtatttttttcttcttcttaccCTGCCAAATAAGGTTTTAAAGGCAGAAGCAATTTCTTGACGCTGAGCATTGTTTCTGGTGGTGAGGATATTCAGCACAGTTTCTTCATCAGTCCCTGAAGTTAGAAAGAACAAGGAGTTACAAACACACTCTGAAAAACAAACTGCAGTGGCACAAACGCAAAAGGCAGTGAAAGATGCTTTGACAACAACAGCCTACTGGCAAACAGCAGAagcatttaaaataacaaatgttACCATACCCCAAGCTGAGCTACCAAGTTTGGTGCAAAAACATTACTGGAGGACTAAACATGTTGTTTGTTCTCCATCAGTGCTCTGACCCAGACTGCTCCAAGCACCAGCTATAACATTTAGTCACAGTCTGTATCCCACAGAAAGGCCTTGCCTTTGGGCTCACCAACAAACTACCAACACCCAGCAAAACTCAGTCCAGCAATCCCAGACACCCCACAGGGCAGCAGCATGGAACTATTATCCATTTGATAGACAATAGCTTGCAAGGTAAgtcctcccagcacagcagcttcccagcccCACTGAATTTGCCCACAGGCTGAAGTGTATCacacttccctccttcccttccttctgctCCCTTCCACAGGTGGCTTCAGAGAAAGCAGCAAATCAGGGTTTGTTCTCCCAGGAAGTCCTGGGGCAGAAAGCTACAGTGTGAGTTTACAGAACACTTCTTAGTCTGCATTCATGCTGTGTGCTCGTATTCCTTGTCCCAGTAACTGCACTGTGCTCACACACTTCCAAGGCCAAGGGGGCTGTAGTGGATTTTCCACAGAGTTCCTACCATGCTGCTGTAATTCTCCACAGCTGTCCCTGTAAATCCACagatgagctgctgtgctgtagAACTTCTGTGTGCCCAGAACAGTGTGTGGAGCATCCATTTCTTAATGGGGAATGTGTAAAccccttcttttttctctcatgCTAACCCAAAAATAAACATCCTTGAGAGCTGCACAGTCACAACCAGGACACGCCCAGACCAGTGCGGTCCTGGGGCTGTCTGTCATTCCATGCCTTGTAGACACACGCCCTACTCTCATctactaaaacaaaaaaaatagatcAGAAAGGATGTTTGCAAAGGAGGGAAAGCcctttctttcctgtaaaataaaaattatcctTACCCAGTCCCTTCATGGCCTTACGAAGGGCTTCTGCATCAGCTCTGGCATCAAAAGGAACGAAGGCTGTCACAGTGCCTCTCGTGTactggaggagggaaaaagccATTAAATAGAATATTGCACTTTTCAGTTCTCCATAGAGGAGCTCAGGCTAAATTTGAATTCACAATCCAAAAGCtgagaacatttttctttcaattgtCTGGCTAAAGAGCAGTCTGTGGGTGTTTAAACACAGCTTGCTCCAGAGGTACCACTATGTTTTTCTTTAGCAGTGCACAAGCTGAATTTGGGCACATTTATGTAACAGTTCTGCAAACTACTGTTATCTTCAACACTGGAACCTGAATGCAG from Aphelocoma coerulescens isolate FSJ_1873_10779 chromosome 4, UR_Acoe_1.0, whole genome shotgun sequence encodes the following:
- the ANXA5 gene encoding annexin A5, which codes for MAKYTRGTVTAFVPFDARADAEALRKAMKGLGTDEETVLNILTTRNNAQRQEIASAFKTLFGRDLVDDLKSELTGKFETLMVSLMRPAYIFDAHALKHAIKGAGTNEKVLTEILASRTPAEVQNIKQVYLQEYEANLEDKITGETSGHFQRLLVVLLQANRDPDVGVDEALVEQDAQVLFRAGELKWGTDEEKFITILGTRSVSHLRRVFDKYMTISGFQIEETIDRETSGDLEKLLLAVVKCIRSVPAYFAETLYYSMKGAGTDDDTLIRVMVSRSEIDLLDIRREFRKNFAKSLYQTIQKDTSGDYRKALLLLCGGDDD